The DNA sequence ctagtatttgtttagattttagatTTTACAAGTCCTTATGATATTTTTGTAGCTTCAATTTAGTCAAGGTTTATGTCGTATAGGCTAATCGTCTTTTTCTTAAATGTGCAGACAGCTCTAGAATAAATTTTCTTTGTTAGGGATTTGTCTCCCGGTTTGGCTGAAAAGGCAAAAGCAATGTTTATGTGCTTTGGGAGCTTAGATTTTGTTGTATGGATGATCCTAAGGGTGACTTAATTTGTAAGGTTGTGTGAATACTCAtgcccctaaaaaaaaaaaaatcactacttgaaacaaatttttttatacCTGAACAAGTTATAAAATCCTCTACATGCAATGTCATAGGCAACTAACTATGACAACCAAAACGATTTAGTGACTTCTAATTATTGAAGAAACACATCAATAAATATGTGATTTTCTAGTTTCATACTTGCATATCCCTTGCACACTTAAATAAATTTAAACTAAATTCAACTATCGAGTCGATctaattagaaaaagaaaagaagaattaacGTTGGAGGTAATAAAAAGTAGGTTTTCCTTAGTTCGGCCTTTGCAATCTTAACTATTGACTCATATCTCCTTCAAATTCTTTCACATTTGTGTATCATGTTTGATTTTCAAGTACTCATTATCTCGACCTTAggcatcaattttttttcatctttttataATATTACATTAGTCAAAATAttatacaaaaaataaagtagtaaactaatgacataatttatttcatatctaatttacaaaagaaaagaaacatgtgTGGATGTATCGATCATCTTAACAATATCATTAAAAGTTACCTTCATTACCTAGAAGGACAGGCTTTtagagctatagtgataaaattagaaaaaattattatatgggAGCCGAGGTAAAGGAGGATAGTGGGAAAATGAGTCTAGGACAAAATGGATGATTGTTATCTATTAAAGGctgctttttcattttttttttttgaggaataGCTTCTGCATTTTTTTGAGTGagaagaatccatcaaaatctcttaaGACGTGGCTGGATTATCTTTGAGTTTagatatgtataaaaagcactataaaatcctccaaaattcaACATTTAATAAAATCCTAAAAAATCcctatacttttgaatatcgccagatttgaatggataattttaagTCAGTGAGTTGTGAcatgttggtaagttataattctaaCATTATAAAAGTTATGAGTTTGATTttcactgacatatgtaagggtgagGTGggctaaggtttttttttttttttaaaagatagttttaaatcttaatttaaTACACTAAGATTTTGAAGGactatttaaaatctcaattgaatacccatggacttctaaaatacaaaataatCTTGTATACTTTGAAATGAATACACCCCCTATTCTATCAAAAGTATGAAGATTCTTTTTTTGAATAGTACTCAACCCCCATTCATTAAAATTATTATCCCTCCCCCAtagttgatatatatattttttgaatagaagttgATAACAATTCAATAACCAACAGCTAAAAAGCCATAGCttacaaaacttacataagaattcTGGCAAGAAAATCCGGTAATACCTATCTAAGTTAAAGTAAACTAATTAACATCATTGGGTAACTCACATTTAAGCAAGCCTATCCAAGAATGACAAAGTTtcgcctcctacggaaagaaatcattcaactaaccctcacttgccaatcacgcaattgtggtagaagtaagaaactagaaacgtcatagaatgCTCATAGAAACTGAATCATACTCACACAGGCTTAAACCCTaaaataacaattaaacaataaccATCTCCCTCCCTGTCAAGTTGGAGCTTAGATTTGCACCTGCATTATTACTTGTATCTTTTGCCTGAATGTGTTTGCGTGGGCGGCCCTTTTTCTTCGGGGCTAGCCCCATAGAAACAGGAACCTCCACCAACTCACCCAGCTGAAACTCCCACGGAATAATTGCCAAACTAAGTTTGAATTGCCTCTTTCTCACACCCAAAGCCCTTGAGTGtttgtgacaaaaaaaaatcccaacAGAATCCTCCATATATTCCCTATCAGCATTAAGGCCCAACCATAATACCTGCCTCTCTGACCCAATAGTAGACCCATCAATATCCGGCCCAAAACCCGGCAGCCTTGGCCCAGTCAACCCGCCGGTCAACCCTAATTCAAAATTAGGGCTTCTCGCCGGTTTTTCCGGAAGGACTACCGCTCCACTGGTAGCCATAGCCTCTGATCCTGCTACCGTCTCCACAAGCGTCTTTCCTTCTTTTGGCACCGACTGACCCGCCGACGCTGTAAGAGTCAATCCCGGCCCACCGACTACTGCCACAGAAGTTGGTGAGTTTGGCACCGAACCAAACCCACGCTCCACCTCGTCTCGGTTCGACACCACCAGTGGCCACGCCTCCCCCTCAAACCTTTGATCACAGATGCCACCTCCATGCCCGAAGAATCCACATGTCGTGCAAAGCCCATGGCACTTCTTATACTGGAACTCCACCCATACTGAAACCGCCGTCGAAAACTCAAATTTCCGTCGCGCCCATATCCATTAGCGAACGTCCTGGATCACACGGATCCTCTGAACCATGTCTTTCCTCTACATAGCCCTTTGGTCAACCCAATCGAAAGTTCCCAGAGCACTAACGCCTTCTTGTTGCTCATAGCTATGCGCAAACCCCTGATAGCCACCCAAACCTCAAGAAAGTGTAGCGGTGCCGCATCGAGAGCCGAAACACCATCATAATCTGCCAGTAGTAACATAGAGTTGTTGTAGAACCATGGACCTCCTGAAAGAACCCGATTCTTCACCTCCCTATCCTTGAAGTGGAAGACAAAgatgtcctcctcctcctgccgAATCAGaactttctctcttcatcaCCAAATGTTGGAGATCGCCGCTGAAAACGTCGAGATTAACACTGTTTTTTTGGATAAGAGCTAGCCacataaatagaaaaataagtCGTGGATCGCATCCTCTCCTCCAACAAGGCTCACAATAACCTCCTCAGAAAGTACAGGAGGAGCCATCGTCTCTTCCGTCATCTCTCACAGACTCGATCAATTGTGGCGGCTAGGGcaaagaaaccctagcagagcaagGAAGTCGACTTTCAGGCAAACCGTGGCTAGTGATCAGTCGAGGTGGGTTGCCTGGGGTCTAAACCCTACCTTACACGGCATGGAAGGTACACAAGCTATGGTTGCTTCCCTCAAAGTTGATGGAATCATGGAAGTATGTCAATCTATGAATCGCCAACAATAGGTTATTGGATGATGTTAGAAAAAGGAAACCTTAACTTCCCCTTTTACGATTTGTTGGCAGTGTATGAGAAGAAGCAAATCGATCATCATCTTTGCCACCATACACCTACCAAACAATGTTACCACTGAATCATGTGTGGCAAGAAGGTCTGAAACGATGTTTGGTGACTTGCCAATAATGCACGCGACATCATGACCTAACATTCAGTCCTTTGGGACTTTGCACTGATCTAAGAAAACATTGAAAGATTTCAATAAGTGGTGAACACCATTCTACATCTACATTTAATGTTGCTCATATAGTCATATATAGGAATACACacacacgtgtgtgtgtgtgtgtatatatatatatatatatatatatatataggggacgatCCAAAGCAAGGATGAGTAGGGCTCAAGCCCTATCGggaattttgagaaatttttttttttacctacaTATACTATATATGAAACTAGTTTGTTTCGTTGTTAAAGCCCTACCCATAACTGGAGATCGGTCTTTACTACCTTTGGCTACTTCATCATACTCTCCATGACTCCACTTTCATCTATTAGTGGGTGCAAGAATGTAGCAGATTCGGTCTTTCCATGACTCCGCTCTTCTCTAACTCTCCGCCATACTGTCCAAGAACCCACTCTCCTCTGATCGGTCTTtaaggcttcttcttctctatttcaCTCTGATTTAATTCTTGATTAAAGCTCTGGGTTGTTGCATTCATGTTTATGACccagttttgtttttatttatttcttcaatttttgaaaGTTAATGGTATGCAGGAAATTTGCTCTTTGCTGACATCAAAACCAAGCTTGAAGCTTTGTTAAAAGTAATTTTGTTTTGACAAAGGAAGCTTTGTTAAAAGTATAACAATTCTGATGCATTTGTAGCGGCCCTTGCCTAATAATATATATCATCCTATTTCTGAATAAAGGGAAGTGAGTGATATGGAGCAAAGAAAAAGACACAAGTCCAATTCTGAACTGAGAATGGAGTTGGATAGGATTAGCAACTTTCCAGGTGATGTTATAGAACTAGTTTTAACATGTTTGTCATTAAAGAGCTACTAAGGACAAGCATTTTATCGAGCTAGTGAAGGTACAGAGCAGCTTTGCTTCCACATCTTGTGTTTGATTATAGATGTGTCTTTTTGTTTATATAGTGATCAATAAAAACTGAATCTTTTGTAGTAGCTTTGTAAATttgagtctttttgtttgtatGGTAATCAATAAAGGGTGTGTTTTTCTTCTAACTCatgcttgtgttttgttttttctcttaTTCATGCTTGGGCtcttatacatgaagtttgtgGTCTGTTGCGACTTGCAAGAGTTCTTTGTAGACATAGtgttaatcaattaatcaatttcTATCAccaataattattttttttgttaagaagTTCTAGCCCCACCAGATTTTCATTCCTGGATCCGcccttgtatatatatacagccaGTTGGGGTAAAATTATATAGTACCAACTAAATTAAAGCAGCTGATCCAGTTTGGCTTTCCTTTACAACAATTCAAATCTTGGTTCCCAAATGAGATTACAGTACGTATGATCTATATATATTTGGGTTTCAATTATATACTAGCTAGCTAGAACCGGCAAATTAAAAAGTGAAAATGTGCTTAGGTGTGCATTCTGATCATTTGAGTCATTTCATTGTTGTACATTGCCTTGGTTCAGAAGACTGAAGCTAGCTGTGGAGAATCTGCCATAGAAGATCAAATACGTACACTTGCACACAGAGGCCAAAGAACCAACCGCACAATAGGGAGCTTGCGTTCTAAGAGATTTATTGATtagaattttctttgtttaatttCACAGTCCTGAGATATGCAGAATCAtcacttgaaatttgaaaatgagTAAACTTCTGAAGCTTCATTATTTCTATCTATTGATTACTTCAAATTTTATTAATTGCAACACTGAAGGTTCACTTGACGAGGATACATGCATGAATGCTAGTAAGTCAAATGGAGGCAGACGATTATGGGCACACTCCATATAACTTAAATCCAGTAGATGCATAAGCTGCAAGAGTAGTCGTAAGCCCGGCACACGGCATACAGCTGGCCACGTTATGGGCAACTTTATTACAGTATCGATAGGCATATCATCAAGGACCGACGTAGGAGCGTTGTATCTCCTCACACAAAACTCCTCTGAAATCAACTTCAGTCTCTATATATGAAAGTTCTGTAATCACCCCTGTAGCATGCCCTTTACTTTCCAGTAGGTGGAAAGAGTCACGTTGCTTCAGTAGCTTTTTTTTCTAGGTATAGTCACAAATTGTTTATTTCATATATAGTATGaacatttcattttattttattttatttttgcagCTGCATGAACACACTGtaattcacaaaactattataTCTTGTCCATGCTTCTTAGTCAGTAAAAGCATGAAATAACTAAGAAGAGAGAGTCCTCAATAAATTGCAGCAATTGGAAGCCAACTGTAGAAAAAATAGAGCTAAAAACAATCCATATGGAAGAAGTACATGATTTTTATTGTTTAGAGCCGTTTAGACTTGCAATGGTTTCATTGGATAGAGTTCCAGAATAAGATATTGGGGAAAATTGAATTATTTTGCTTACTCTTGTCAAAAGACATGCATCTCAGGTAATAATAATATTTTGAAAGGAGTGGAAACCTTTGGAATAATCACAAAGGTGGAAGTAGGCTTAGATGCTCATTCTCAAATTATTATTGCACCTATCACTGCAATATTGTGAGCATTCACATAATTGGATTCAGATAATAGGAGTTGCAAGGGGTGTTCAAGTTGTATAGGGTAGTTGTTTACATCAAAGAACTCAAATTGAATTTTGCTTGTCACATATTTTTAGGGAAGATATAATCAAGTTGCACATACTTTTGTTAATTTTGGTTGTTATTCTAATGGTTTAGTTTGGTaccatattttatttttgattccTATAAAAAAGATTACTTGGATCTTCCAAATTTCCGCATTCGATAGATTTTTTTAGAAGAGATTTGGTTTGGCCTCCTTTatattacaatttattttggttgaataaatttctcgataaaaaaaaaaaaaaagaactgagatactagttttatttatttattattatttattttttagaaagaAAAGTTTCATTGAATTAGCAATCGCTTAGAAGGCTGTGATACTAGTTGATTTCAAAGAATATATGTACGTATAGTTGCAGTCCTCGATCCAATGTTTAGACATTCACACAActagtcataaaaaaaaaaaaattaaaaaagaccAAAGTACGAGAATTTATCAGCTGCCAAAAGTACGTAACTCCATAATAGAAGTTTTGAGTCTTCATAAGGCAATGGATACCTAGTGATAGGCCCAAGTACCAGACGAAGCTTTTACTTGTATCTTAccaaatttttttgaaattaaCTTCAAAAACAGGAAGTCATTCTCCGCTTCTTATTCATCACAGATTGAGAAGGTACATAAGACACACTACTTAGATCACAGCAAATGTACAATGGAATCATTCCATTAGAAAAAGACGTCATTGCCACAAAGAGCTCACAACTCCCGATGATAAGAACGGCGCTCCTGCGATTTTCTTTGTTCTCAAAATCTTTTTCACTAACATCTTCCACCTAATCTCGTCTTTCTTACTCTGTTTCCTAATTCTCTCTTTAAAGTTCCTGCAATGAAATTGTTTCCAGAGTTAGTTATAAGTTCAGAAGTTTGTATACAACAtagcatgaagtctgaaaacaaaacaaacaccaaTTAGAATGTGAAGTATCAATCCCAGCTAGATACACAATGACCCATGAAATCAAAATTCTTTTGCATACAGATGCAACCATGCACTTTCCCACAAGTGTTGGTCTCCTGATTGGTTATTGTGAGAGAATGGATGTATACATGAATGTCTCCATAGTAATTCCTACTCATATTGAGGTAACGTACATTGTTttacatgtttcttttttttggttttctttttgcaTGTAAATAACTCTCCTCGATGCTTATTGAAACTCAGTGCgaaaaaatgaaagaggaagaagaaaggaagtAGGCAGACCTGCACAAAGGAACCTTACAGACATGGGAATCAGCACAAAGGCGGGAGTGTAACTCCAACAGCTGCCACATTCTCTTGCAATGGATACAACCACCAGGgactctcaatttacaaccagCAAAATGACGGACGAGCAATTCCAGTCCCTTACAGGCGACATATTTACAAGGATCCTTATTCTCTTTAAAGTCCTTATCGCATGGTCCAATTGTTTGACAACCATCTCTGTATATGTGCACAAGAGCCTCCATTGCATCATATAATAGCAGATATATTTTTCTCTCATTTATCTTTCTGATCCTCTCCTTTTTCCTCTGAAAATGAGTTCAAAGATAAAAATCATTAATTCATGAAGATGGGGCATGGGGTacttgaagaaaataaaagaagacaaTACCAAACGGATCGCTTACGTTATCTTCTTCAATTGCAGATTCCAAGAGTTCCTTTTCTAGTGTTGGGTGACTCTGCTTCATAACTTTCCATCCTTCAGTCACAGAAACAGCTTTAAAGTTCTTCAGGATCATACGGTGACAAATAAGGCTAAGCCGAGGGGCGTCACACAGTAATGCAAGTTGAAAAATATCAACTACATTCTCTTTGGTAAGCAAGCCACCTTCCAGCTTCTGTTCACACTCTCGCTTCAGCGGAGAAACCGCATAGAGATGTGAAAGCACCAACAAGGCTACAACAAACtcctccatttctttttcttcatagCTAATTAAACAGAAAACACCAGAAACAATCAAAGAACTTCAGCATTGTGCTTAAACTTTGTAGTAGTATTTTTCAGGTCAGTAAAACattcaacaaaaaagaaaaccaatttTGGCTTTCCACATTAATTACAATTAGTATTCATAAATTGTAAAGGATGAACAGTCACCATGGACTCTTCATGCTAATCTTCTAGGTTCATCTATAAATTCTGACTTACACGTCAATTCTGAGGAATCAAATTTCCAGAAAGTACAGTTAAGTAGAAAAGGCACTCATTAGGGAAGAAAATGTTACCAGTAAGAGTACAAGAAACGAATAAACACTCTAACTGCGTCATATGGAAATCCTTGAATAGAGATTGTTCGTGGACGACGAGACACTTTTGGTTGCCTCAACAGGCCTTTCATTACAGGAGAAGCCATTCCCTGACAAAATAGCATCCAAATACAATGTGACCATGAAATCATATACCAATCCGGGAAGTAAATTACTCTTACAATTGGGATAGCTCTTGTTTACAAGTTTGCATTATAGTATTACACTATCGTTTTGGgtgaaaacatttaaaaataaGAAACCAATAAAGTATTGCCTTTAATAATGTTAGGAATAATGGACCAAATACAATTGTCCTGCACTGAATAATTCATTGTCCATTGTTTAGCCTCTTGATTGGAATATCTTTTCAAGTTACTTGAACCCAGGCATTTTGGGATAAGACATCTTCACAAGATGGTTTAGTTCAGGACAATATACCTTGAGCGAAATTCCTTACTCGTTAGGTGGAGATCCTAGGAGAAAATTCTTATAGGTGGTTAACAAATCCCATTAGGCAGAGCAGATCCAGAGGCAAAATGGTGACCCAGGTGAAATTCCTAACCTAGCAGGTATTGCTAGAGAAAATTCACAGTTTCACTAGTCAAGGTGGAGTTGGCTTTAGGCACAATATGGATTTACATCATGATCTGCCAACAAATTGAATGATAGTGTTACTGATCTAAGATAGAAACTTTGATTTGATTGGCGAAGATTGTAAGGCATTGTGGATCAAGTACAATTATGTCAATTGGAGTAAGTAATTCACATCATGTCTTATGTCTGCCAGTGGACAATTCAGTACAAGATTATGATTTCCCTGAAAATTTTGCCTTCCTCACTAGAAATTTATGTATGATCAATTAAGGCTCAAGAACTGCAACAGACTATTGACAAGAGCACTTATCGGATCCTAATCAATGTTAAACTTACAAGAAGGTTAGCATGTGCATAGACGATGCCCCCATCATCCGTATGAATAGCAACATCTGCTCTATAGCCTTCGTCAAAGAGGCGCCCCCATAAATCTGTTGTTGCCTTGGAGACGTAGTTGCACCTCCTTACTGGTGATGCATTCGATGATAACCTCTTATGAAAACTGTTTTTGACTGGACCGGGCCATGGTGGAACCATCGGAGAATCTCTGTTGTCAACTGTGGCTGATCTTTTGTGGATGTTGTCCGCCTGACACATTGTGTCTACTTGTCTAGGGTACAGTTCTGCAGAAGTATTATAACTATCAGAATCAGTTTTAACTGGAGGGTATGAACAGAAACACTTTTACAATATGAACCGTCATATATAAGGCAAATGTTGAATGGAATAGAGAGATTATATCTCTACTGTTGATCAAAAGGATTTAGTATGCAGAATACAATACACTGGATATTACTTTCGATATTATATAATATAGAAGTAGCTAGATGCATGCTATATGTTTCCCTCTCAATGAAGGAACAATCCTACTTTCGATCAAGAACACACAATTGCCTTATAAGGTATTAAAACCCAagaattatgaaaaaaaaacaagtgggGAAAACACACCATCCAATTTGTTGCACAAATGGTAAAATCATTGACAACTAggaaaacaaaattaattacCACTGAATTGAATCATCAGGGATTTCGAGGTTGTAAAACAACATGAAACTGTGCATACTAGAAATCAGACAATCTTTTTTCTAAAAAGCAATACAATATGAACATTAACAGAATAAGATctctcctaaaccctaaagaaaTACAATGTGCAGAATAAGATCGATCTCTCCCAGCTATAATACATTTAAGAACCAAGCACCAACATAATTCAAGTCTCAAAAAGGCCTAACATGCTTTTCAATTTTTGGATCTAAATAGtaccaaaatgaacaaaaacaatTATTCAATTTTGCAAGTTGATCAAAATAATCAGCCGCCATCAATCAATATGCTTGATCACTTTCATTTCTATGCACAACTTGATAATACAATATCGAAAATTACATACACCCCACGTTCATATCTCAGAAAATGATCACGTACCCTAATTGAAGCGGTG is a window from the Rosa chinensis cultivar Old Blush chromosome 2, RchiOBHm-V2, whole genome shotgun sequence genome containing:
- the LOC112185551 gene encoding BTB/POZ and TAZ domain-containing protein 4, whose product is MCQADNIHKRSATVDNRDSPMVPPWPGPVKNSFHKRLSSNASPVRRCNYVSKATTDLWGRLFDEGYRADVAIHTDDGGIVYAHANLLGMASPVMKGLLRQPKVSRRPRTISIQGFPYDAVRVFIRFLYSYCYEEKEMEEFVVALLVLSHLYAVSPLKRECEQKLEGGLLTKENVVDIFQLALLCDAPRLSLICHRMILKNFKAVSVTEGWKVMKQSHPTLEKELLESAIEEDNRKKERIRKINERKIYLLLYDAMEALVHIYRDGCQTIGPCDKDFKENKDPCKYVACKGLELLVRHFAGCKLRVPGGCIHCKRMWQLLELHSRLCADSHVCKVPLCRNFKERIRKQSKKDEIRWKMLVKKILRTKKIAGAPFLSSGVVSSLWQ